From one Candidatus Neomarinimicrobiota bacterium genomic stretch:
- a CDS encoding ABC transporter ATP-binding protein, which yields MKNSALITVKDLVKTFPMGKRAFTALKDVSLTFNAGEFAGIVGPSGSGKTTLLNILGSLDVPTRGEAVVLGQSVSGLTPKEAADLRNNHLGFIFQTYNLLPVYTVYENVELPLLLLKMPAAERKQTVLQSLEWLGLADKLKSRPSQLSGGECQRVSIARAMVKVPKIVLADEPTANLDAKNSHHILQTMEKLNRDLDTTFIFATHDEKVIQYLRRKISLDDGQVVSDETITGK from the coding sequence ATGAAGAACTCCGCACTTATCACGGTAAAAGATCTGGTGAAGACATTTCCAATGGGGAAGCGTGCATTCACGGCGCTGAAAGATGTCAGTTTGACGTTTAACGCCGGTGAATTTGCAGGAATTGTTGGTCCCAGCGGGTCGGGGAAAACCACCCTGTTGAATATTCTAGGATCCCTGGATGTTCCTACCCGGGGAGAAGCCGTTGTTTTAGGGCAGTCCGTCAGTGGGCTCACCCCGAAAGAAGCGGCTGACCTGAGAAATAATCATTTGGGGTTTATATTCCAAACCTACAACCTGTTGCCAGTGTACACCGTTTATGAAAATGTGGAATTGCCCCTTCTGCTCTTGAAGATGCCTGCCGCTGAACGGAAACAAACGGTACTGCAATCGCTGGAGTGGTTGGGCTTAGCAGACAAGCTGAAGTCGCGACCATCGCAACTTTCAGGAGGAGAATGTCAACGGGTGTCCATTGCCCGCGCCATGGTAAAAGTTCCAAAAATTGTCCTGGCCGATGAACCCACCGCCAATCTGGATGCCAAGAATTCTCATCACATTCTGCAAACCATGGAAAAGCTGAACCGGGATTTGGACACCACATTCATTTTCGCCACCCACGATGAAAAAGTGATCCAGTATTTGCGGCGTAAGATCAGCCTGGATGACGGGCAGGTGGTGAGTGATGAAACCATAACCGGTAAGTAA
- a CDS encoding FtsX-like permease family protein translates to MLLALKLAYRNLMGAKLRTWLNVFVLSLSFVVIIWQKGFINGWDQQARRDTIEWEIGGGQYWQENYDPYDPFTLDDSHARLSDATERTVAEGKLTPILISQATMYPEGRIQNILLKGIDPGQQIIELPSSNLVTENDEIPAMIGTRNAKNSKLAIGDYVTVRWRDANGTFDAAEVRITHIFKTNVPTLDVGVLWIPLEKHQEMMNLEGEATILVTAKETGFDASIAGWDFKDHYFLLTEIREMIEMKSIGGYVLFVILMSLAMLAIFDTQVLSIFRRQKEIGTHIALGMTQRQVIALFTVEGAMHSVLAAILAAVYGFPLLAYQASVGWTMPGGVDDYGLTIADTIYPAYSVGLVLGTTLIVLITTTIVSFLPTRRISKMKPTDAIRGKIH, encoded by the coding sequence ATGTTATTAGCATTAAAATTAGCATATCGAAATCTCATGGGCGCGAAATTACGCACCTGGTTGAATGTTTTCGTTTTATCGCTTTCCTTTGTGGTGATCATCTGGCAGAAGGGATTCATAAACGGCTGGGATCAGCAGGCGCGGCGCGATACCATTGAATGGGAAATCGGCGGCGGACAATACTGGCAGGAAAATTATGATCCCTATGATCCATTCACACTTGACGATAGCCATGCCCGGTTATCCGACGCCACGGAACGGACCGTTGCCGAAGGAAAACTAACGCCGATTCTCATATCACAGGCCACAATGTATCCGGAGGGACGCATTCAAAATATCTTGCTGAAGGGCATCGATCCCGGTCAGCAGATCATAGAATTACCATCATCCAATCTGGTAACGGAAAACGATGAAATTCCAGCCATGATCGGCACACGCAACGCAAAAAACAGTAAACTGGCAATCGGTGATTATGTAACCGTGCGCTGGCGTGATGCCAATGGAACCTTTGATGCTGCGGAAGTCCGGATCACCCATATTTTCAAAACTAACGTACCGACGCTGGATGTGGGTGTTCTCTGGATTCCCCTGGAAAAGCACCAGGAAATGATGAATCTGGAGGGCGAAGCAACCATCCTGGTTACCGCTAAGGAGACCGGTTTCGACGCGTCGATTGCTGGCTGGGATTTTAAGGATCATTATTTCCTGTTGACCGAAATACGGGAGATGATTGAAATGAAATCCATCGGCGGATACGTATTATTTGTGATCCTGATGTCTCTAGCCATGCTGGCCATTTTCGATACCCAGGTCCTGTCAATTTTCCGGCGCCAGAAGGAAATAGGTACCCACATTGCGCTGGGGATGACCCAGCGGCAGGTCATTGCCCTGTTCACGGTGGAAGGTGCCATGCACTCGGTACTGGCAGCTATTCTGGCAGCGGTTTACGGTTTTCCGTTGCTGGCTTATCAAGCTTCTGTCGGGTGGACCATGCCGGGTGGAGTAGATGATTATGGATTGACCATTGCGGATACGATCTACCCCGCATACAGCGTGGGCCTGGTACTTGGCACCACCCTGATCGTATTGATTACCACAACGATTGTCAGTTTTCTGCCGACCCGCCGCATTTCCAAAATGAAGCCAACCGATGCAATCAGGGGGAAAATACACTGA
- a CDS encoding FtsX-like permease family protein, with product MRDRQRSLIPILIVAIGVWITVFLHAYIEGVFNDLLDSTARFSTGHVKVMSRAYAENENQKPNDLALLGVDQITADLQQQYPEMTWSKRIQFGGLLDIPDETGETRSQGPVFGMGVDLLSPGSSEIAILNIEKAIVSGRLPQNPGEILISDELARRLEVQPGETATLLTSTMYGSMTVYNFTVVGTIRFGVLAMDRGAMIADITDIEQALDMVDASGEILGYLENRIYDDEKAAVIVDRFNAYHSGVEDEFAPVMGKLKELSNLGEYLAMGENYSGILISIFVLVMSIVLWNVGLLGGLRRYGEVGLRLAVGEHKGHVYRSMIYESVFVGLVGSVFGTALGLGSAYWLQTQGLDISSMLKNVNMMFPAVIRAEITSETYYIGFFPGLFSMVLGTALSGIGIYKRQTAQLFKELEV from the coding sequence TTGCGTGACCGTCAGCGTAGCCTTATTCCGATCCTGATTGTTGCCATTGGCGTCTGGATCACCGTTTTCTTGCATGCCTACATAGAAGGCGTCTTCAATGATTTGCTTGATTCCACTGCCCGTTTTTCAACCGGGCACGTGAAGGTGATGAGCAGGGCTTATGCTGAAAATGAGAATCAGAAACCCAATGACCTGGCTCTACTTGGCGTGGACCAAATCACAGCTGACCTGCAACAGCAGTATCCGGAAATGACCTGGTCGAAACGGATCCAGTTCGGCGGTCTGCTCGATATTCCCGATGAAACCGGTGAAACACGTTCCCAGGGACCGGTATTCGGAATGGGCGTCGATCTGTTATCACCCGGCAGCAGTGAGATTGCGATCCTGAATATTGAAAAAGCCATCGTCAGCGGACGGCTGCCACAGAATCCCGGCGAGATTCTGATCAGCGATGAACTGGCACGGAGGCTTGAAGTGCAACCGGGCGAAACGGCCACCCTGCTCACTTCCACCATGTATGGCAGCATGACAGTGTACAATTTCACTGTGGTTGGCACGATTCGCTTTGGAGTTTTGGCCATGGACCGCGGTGCCATGATTGCGGACATAACCGACATTGAGCAGGCTCTGGACATGGTGGATGCTTCCGGGGAAATCCTGGGTTATCTGGAAAACAGGATCTACGATGATGAAAAGGCAGCCGTGATTGTAGACCGGTTTAATGCTTACCACTCGGGAGTGGAGGATGAGTTTGCGCCGGTAATGGGTAAACTGAAAGAATTAAGCAATCTGGGTGAATATCTGGCCATGGGAGAAAATTATTCCGGAATACTAATCTCCATCTTTGTCCTGGTAATGTCCATCGTTCTTTGGAATGTCGGCCTGCTGGGTGGATTACGCCGCTACGGAGAAGTGGGTCTCCGCCTGGCCGTTGGTGAGCATAAAGGACACGTGTATCGTTCCATGATTTATGAATCTGTATTTGTTGGATTGGTGGGTTCTGTTTTTGGAACCGCACTTGGATTGGGATCTGCCTATTGGCTACAGACCCAGGGGCTGGATATCAGTTCAATGTTAAAAAACGTGAATATGATGTTTCCTGCAGTTATCCGCGCTGAAATCACCAGCGAAACCTATTATATCGGTTTTTTCCCGGGTCTGTTTTCAATGGTTTTGGGCACCGCTCTGTCCGGGATTGGGATATATAAACGCCAGACAGCTCAACTGTTTAAAGAACTGGAAGTCTGA
- a CDS encoding outer membrane lipoprotein-sorting protein: MKNIFMVLMGILPVLGWGQTPTGAEILQKIDENTIAGNRSATSTMIVHGRRSDRTMTLKSWIEGSDKSFSEYLAPAREKGTKMLKLGDQLWMYSPQSDRIIRIAGHMLRQSMMGSDFSYEDMMEDRSLTDTYSAGVLGSESFLDRDCWVLELTAIVDDVAYYSRKIWVDKERMVPLKEDRFAKSGKLLKTTEINEVFKVGERWYPKKMILKDVLSKGKGTEFIIESIEFDVNIPDHVFSKASLRK, from the coding sequence ATGAAGAATATCTTTATGGTATTGATGGGTATTTTGCCGGTACTAGGATGGGGCCAGACCCCCACTGGTGCTGAAATCCTGCAAAAGATCGATGAGAATACCATCGCCGGCAACCGTTCAGCCACGAGCACCATGATTGTTCATGGCCGTCGCAGTGATCGTACCATGACTCTTAAATCCTGGATTGAGGGATCGGACAAATCCTTCAGTGAGTATTTAGCGCCAGCCCGTGAAAAGGGAACCAAGATGCTGAAATTAGGTGACCAGTTATGGATGTACTCACCGCAGTCGGACCGTATTATCCGGATTGCCGGTCACATGCTGCGCCAATCCATGATGGGCTCTGATTTTTCCTACGAAGATATGATGGAGGATCGTAGCCTTACCGATACCTACAGCGCCGGAGTCCTGGGATCAGAATCCTTTCTTGACCGGGATTGCTGGGTGTTGGAACTGACAGCCATCGTTGATGATGTGGCCTATTATTCCCGGAAAATCTGGGTGGATAAAGAAAGGATGGTGCCTCTAAAGGAAGACCGTTTTGCCAAGAGCGGGAAATTGTTGAAAACCACCGAGATCAATGAAGTGTTTAAAGTCGGTGAACGGTGGTATCCCAAAAAGATGATCCTCAAGGATGTGCTATCAAAAGGGAAGGGTACGGAATTCATCATCGAATCGATCGAGTTTGATGTGAATATCCCGGATCATGTTTTTTCCAAGGCTTCTCTCAGAAAGTGA
- a CDS encoding aldo/keto reductase, giving the protein MNEISLTAKLTLNNGIQVPIFGLGTYQAGRSRKTREAVLEALRTGYRLIDTARMYGNEKEVGEALRQSDIPREEVFITTKLWNSDHGYESTLNACGKSLKELGLSYVDLYLIHWPVEDLRRETWRAMETLQREGKCRSIGVSNYTIGHLEELLGYSSTVPAVNQVEFHPYLYQKDLLEFCRSHDILLEAYAPLTKGRKLKDQKLIGIAEKYSKTPAQILIRWGLQKGTVVIPKSSTKERIRENAHVFDFSILPEDMEFLDSFHEELRTSWDPTGVR; this is encoded by the coding sequence ATGAATGAGATATCCCTCACCGCGAAGCTGACGCTGAACAATGGCATTCAGGTACCCATCTTCGGCCTAGGCACCTACCAGGCAGGAAGAAGTAGGAAGACCCGGGAAGCGGTGCTTGAGGCCCTACGTACCGGCTACCGGTTGATCGACACGGCAAGAATGTATGGAAATGAAAAAGAGGTGGGCGAGGCTCTCCGCCAAAGTGATATTCCGAGAGAGGAAGTGTTCATCACTACAAAACTGTGGAATTCCGATCACGGTTACGAGTCTACCCTGAACGCATGTGGGAAGAGTCTCAAGGAACTCGGACTTTCCTACGTTGATCTCTACCTCATCCACTGGCCCGTGGAAGACCTGCGACGGGAAACGTGGAGGGCCATGGAAACGCTTCAACGTGAGGGAAAATGCCGGTCAATCGGTGTGAGTAACTACACCATTGGGCACCTCGAGGAACTTCTCGGATATTCCTCAACCGTGCCGGCCGTGAACCAGGTGGAGTTTCATCCCTATCTATATCAGAAAGACCTTCTGGAGTTCTGCAGATCCCACGACATCCTGTTGGAAGCATACGCTCCTCTGACCAAAGGCCGGAAGTTGAAAGATCAGAAACTGATAGGGATAGCTGAGAAATACTCCAAAACACCGGCACAGATACTCATCAGGTGGGGATTGCAAAAGGGGACCGTGGTCATACCGAAATCATCCACGAAGGAGAGGATTCGCGAAAACGCTCATGTTTTCGACTTCTCGATCCTGCCCGAGGATATGGAGTTTCTTGATTCCTTTCACGAAGAACTAAGAACCAGTTGGGACCCAACGGGAGTCAGGTAA
- a CDS encoding Rrf2 family transcriptional regulator, giving the protein MLLNKSTEHAIRLVLYLTRFQNGNFRRIREIAEECGVSYFQLGKVAQSLIKAGILESYTGPHGGVRLTKGRSETRLYDILEAVEGTDIFERCVLGFQECGDVNPCPVHDHWKKARSVISQLFKERTVEEFVDEEFVEFDSRVFSPKH; this is encoded by the coding sequence ATGCTTCTAAACAAGTCCACCGAACATGCTATCCGTCTTGTCCTCTACCTGACCCGGTTCCAGAACGGCAACTTCAGGCGCATCAGGGAAATCGCCGAAGAGTGCGGTGTTTCCTACTTCCAGCTTGGCAAGGTTGCTCAATCTCTGATCAAAGCGGGCATCCTTGAATCCTATACAGGCCCCCACGGAGGGGTTAGACTCACAAAGGGCCGTTCTGAAACACGACTGTACGATATTCTGGAAGCAGTTGAGGGGACAGACATTTTCGAGAGGTGTGTCTTAGGATTTCAAGAATGTGGTGACGTTAATCCCTGTCCGGTTCATGATCATTGGAAGAAAGCAAGATCGGTCATATCGCAGTTGTTCAAGGAGCGGACGGTGGAAGAATTCGTCGATGAAGAATTCGTCGAATTTGACTCTCGGGTGTTTTCACCGAAGCATTAG
- a CDS encoding c-type cytochrome, which produces MKSDKHFTITIFSLFAVILTIITLGSAQVTGVTSGGENLYTKHCLICHGDKGLGDGPAARFLDPKPRDFTSGVFKIRSTPSLPTDEDIFRTLTRGIPGTLMPSFVDLTGEERWDLVAYVKSFSEAFQSETPTPISFPDPPPETEELLALGEKLYNEAGCVACHGQFGKGDGPAAKTLQDEWGNPIIPYDFTVPGRMKGGSTVNDVYRSFSVGIGGTPMPAYGEIYSEEQNWALSYYALSLAEEEFLEEFPLLGNSITGRDLFTGITPLENGGSPCIACHSVTGIGALGGGVMGPDLTRTHNKFGEYGIATILTAFPFPVMNPLFSENLLTEQEQVDLAAFLQETVARRPTQAIGRLVMMAGSGTVILFLLANLPWRRRLTEVRRPMVKRKS; this is translated from the coding sequence ATGAAATCGGACAAACATTTCACGATTACTATCTTCAGTTTGTTTGCAGTCATTTTGACAATAATTACGCTGGGGAGTGCACAGGTAACCGGAGTGACGAGTGGTGGTGAAAACCTCTACACGAAACATTGTTTGATCTGCCACGGTGACAAAGGGTTGGGAGATGGCCCCGCTGCTCGTTTCCTCGACCCCAAGCCACGTGATTTCACGAGCGGCGTTTTCAAGATTCGTTCCACGCCTTCTTTGCCCACGGACGAAGATATTTTCCGAACGCTTACCCGCGGCATACCCGGAACCCTGATGCCCTCATTTGTGGACCTGACCGGAGAAGAGAGATGGGACCTGGTGGCATATGTAAAAAGTTTCTCCGAGGCGTTCCAGAGTGAGACGCCAACACCGATTTCATTCCCGGATCCTCCTCCCGAAACAGAAGAGCTTCTTGCGTTGGGAGAGAAACTCTACAATGAGGCAGGGTGCGTGGCATGTCACGGACAATTTGGGAAGGGAGATGGTCCAGCTGCGAAGACCCTTCAAGATGAGTGGGGGAACCCCATTATTCCATATGATTTTACAGTTCCCGGCAGAATGAAGGGGGGTTCGACAGTGAATGATGTCTATAGGTCATTTTCTGTCGGGATTGGTGGTACCCCTATGCCGGCGTATGGAGAAATCTACAGTGAGGAACAGAATTGGGCACTCTCCTACTATGCCCTGTCGCTTGCGGAGGAAGAATTTCTGGAGGAGTTCCCGTTGTTGGGTAATTCCATTACGGGCAGGGATCTGTTTACGGGCATCACTCCCTTGGAAAACGGTGGCTCGCCCTGTATCGCCTGCCACAGTGTCACAGGGATTGGCGCTCTTGGCGGTGGTGTCATGGGGCCCGACCTGACTCGCACCCACAACAAGTTTGGCGAGTACGGGATCGCTACCATATTGACTGCTTTCCCTTTCCCGGTGATGAATCCTCTTTTTAGCGAGAATCTTTTGACAGAACAAGAACAGGTTGACCTCGCTGCCTTCTTACAGGAGACTGTGGCAAGGCGTCCTACCCAGGCGATTGGTCGACTGGTCATGATGGCCGGGAGCGGAACAGTGATCCTGTTTCTCCTGGCCAATCTCCCCTGGCGTCGTCGCCTGACCGAGGTGCGCAGGCCAATGGTGAAACGGAAATCCTGA